ACACCACTGATAGCTCCGGAGTTCCGCGGCAAGCTCACGGTAGTACCGATTAGCCATGAGCCGCCTGCGCTCCGTGGCCGCCATCGCGTGGATCTCCGCGTCCGTACGCACGAGCGCGATATGGATACCGTCGGGAATGCAGCGCCCGAACCGATCTTTGATGTCCGGCTCCTTCTGCTCCAGCTTCCACTTCACAAGGTCGTCTTCCAACGCGTTACTGAAGAGCAGAATGTAACGCACTGAACCGTACCGCCGCAGATGCTTGGAGAGCGTCCGGAACGGCTTCTTGCGCTCGGAGTATTTCACTTGCACCTTCATGGAAAGACCGTTGCGCAGCCCGATGATGAAATCAATTCCCGTTAAGAAATCGACTCCCTGCCCATCTGCCCCGCGAATAAAGCCGGGAATCTTTCCTCGCGCCTTAAGGAGCTCCACCGCGTCATTTGTCACCTCCTCCACCCAATGACCAAGATTATTCTCTTCCGACACGCTTTGCCCTCCAAATCAAGAGCAACCATTTGCTTCTTTTATTATACCATCTCAAACTTCCGCTGGTCGGGATGAAACTCAAGTTCAACATCGGAAACAATAATTCGTGGCCTGAATTCCTTCGGAATCGCGCGCATGCTACGCTCAATTTTTTTCATCTGCAAAAAACGCAACATTCGTTCCATTGCGTTGCCCATCTTGCCCGAAAGCATCGCGGAAAGCATGCGACCGACAATGTTTGCCCGATCCCCGATATGCCGCGCGTCTTCCGCGTATTGTGTTTCATCCCCCATCCAACCCGCGTTCGCCGCCCAAAACGCATTGACCGCTTCGGGTCTCCCAAACACAGGCACAAGCGAGGAGTACATTGCCCGCCACGCATCGCTGTATGGCGGCTTTAAACAATACGCGCTTCGGGTGACAAAATGATTCAGACACACTTTATCCGCCGCCGTTTCGTGGCGGTCAAGGCGCGATCTGCGCCAGCCAAAAATCCCGAACACCAATGCGGCAAAAAACCGCGCGGTGAAGATCCGTCCTTCACGGCTTCCTATCAGCACATCAAAATCCGACGTTTGGTTAACATTCCCCGTCGCCATGGAACCGGAGGCAAGCGCAAACTCCACAAACGGAATATAGCGCACGAGCCACGCGCGGCGCAAAAACTTCTTCCACTTTATATCGTAAAGCACTTGCTGCTGACGTTTTGCTCCGAGGGCGGCTTCCATAACTATTCCTCGCTATCCGGTCCCTCGATAAGTTCCGGCTTAACCCCTACCGCTTCTCCGGTAATCTTCAACACATCTTTATCAATCTTTCCGAATTCTTTATACGCGTGGTTATACATGGAAACCGTCGTTCCGAGATTTTTCCCCACCTTCTGCATATATTCATCAAACGTCAGGAGATGACGTCCCAAGTTTTCCACTTGCTTGGTAATTTCTTTTGCCTGTTCCGATATTTTTTGATTGCGCAAACCCTGCAGCACGGTCTGGAGATACGCGAGGAATGACGTCGGCGAAACAATAATGACGTGCTTTGTTCCCGCGTAGTTAATCAGATTCCGTGTTTCTTCGGCAACGGCGCCGATTTTGTTAATGAGCAAGTCGTAATAAATCGCCTCTGACGGAATAAACATAAACGCAAAATCCATTGTGTTCTCCTGCGGCTTCACATATTTTGACGTTTCATCAATGCGGACCTTCAAGTCCGCGACCAGCGCTGCTTCGTAGCGCTTTTTTTCTACCGGATCGCGCGCTTCCAAGATGCGGTTGTAGTTTTCCAGGCTAAACTTTGAGTCAATGGGGATGACGCGCTTATCCACAAACACGGCGGCGTCCACAATGACGCCGTCCGTAAACGCGTACTGCATCTGATACGAACCCGGCGGCAACACATTCTTCAATACCGTCTCCAAATAATATTCGCCCAAAATGCCACGCTGTTTCGGGTTTTTCAAAATATCCTGCAGGTTTTTCAACTGATCGGCAAAACTCACGACCTGCTTGTTTGTTTCGTCCAGACGCGTCAGTTTTTCCGTTACGTCACGGATGATGCCGGCGCTCTGACTAAACTGATGCTGCATCGCGCGCGCGGATTCGCCGAGCTTCACATCCAGCGTCTGCGCGATCTGGCTAATCTGCTGCTGCAGCATCAGCATGGACTGCGTATCGTCTTTTGGCTTAAGTGCCTCAAGCGTTTTCCGCAAAGCAAAATACAGCGCCGCGAAACCAGCAATAACAACCGCAAGAACAATGGCGAGCGTCGTGATGTTCATATCTCCAGTATACGAGATTTTCCGATTTGGTGTAAACTAAGATTCATGAGACTTCTCGCTGACATCATGCGTCTTGCAGCGGCGATTACCGCCCTCTATACGTTTTATATCGGCCACACCGGAGACGCGCTTATCGTCCTCGCGATTACCCTTGGCACGCTTGGCTTTAAGCTGCGCCGCCATATTTTAATTGAAGAGTCGCGCGAAGCGGACCGGTGGGAGTTCGCGCTTACGCTTCTTTTTACCACTAACATTATATTTGTCGCGCTCGAACTTTTTTATCAGCCCTCGCTTGCTTTCTTTGATACGTTGATGCATTTTGCCGGAGGCGCGGCCGTCGGATGGTGGGCACTCCTCGCGCTCACCAACAACCGCACCCTCGCGCTTGACCCCGCGCGAGCGCTCCTTTTTATTATCGGCGCCGCGGCATTGCTGGGCATTGGCTGGGAACTTTTTGAATGGGCGCTGGATAACACCGTGGGCGTTTGGTACACGGCCCAAAAAGCGCAACCAAGTTTAAATGACTCCATGGCAGACTTGGCACTGGATGTCCTCGGCGGCTTTATTGTCGGAGCGTTATTGCTCCGCTTCCGAAAAAAACTACTAAGCTAGAACTTACGCATTTCGCGCTTTTTTGTCATTCCCGCGGAGGCGGGAATCCAGTAATAAGCCGTTTTTAATGCTCTGGATTCCCGTTTTCACGGGAATGACGCTAATTGCGTAGGTCCCATAAGCGTATCTACGATTCGTCCGGTGCAAGGACTACAAGCGCAAGCGCGGCAAGGCCAAGCGAAAAATCGCGGAACACCACGTCCATAAACCGCAGATTAAACACCGTCACCGAAAAGAGGAACAGCGCCGCAAACCCCGCGGCCCAACGCAGGTTACGGCCGGAGAGCAGCCACAATCCCAATCCGATCTGCGCGATTGATGCGCCATCCAAAAGCAGCGTCGGAGAGACGGGGCTCAACGCCACCACAAATCGCGGAATCCAATCTACCCACGCCTCCGGCACGCGGATACTCTGTATCGCCGCGTAAAAAAATACAAATGCCAGCGCGACACGCAACAACCATCTCGCTTGAGTGATCTTTGACATTATATTCAACATATCCCCGCCTTCCGCGTGAGTCAATTACCGGTCTGGACAGGATCCGTGTAAAAGTTTTATACTGAGCGCAGTAATAGGCGGATCATGCCGCCCCTTGTTCCTAACCTCAACACGAAGGAGATTGCATCATGTTGCACCGATTTGCTCTTGTGCTATTGGGGCTTTCTACGACATATGTGTTCGCGGAAGGCGGACCGACGCCGGAGGCGCTCGGCAAGGCATTCGACGCGCAGGTGGCGCGGCTCACGGAACGCGGCTATCCGAAGATGTTCGGGGAGTCAAAGATCTTTGACGAGACGATGGCAAAACTCCGGGCGGAGGCGGTGCAGTATGTGCCGGCAAAACCGGAATACACATTCCTCATCGTCATCCCCGAGAACGACGCTCCGCTTGCATGGCAAGTACGCCAAATTATCACGCCATCGGGCGAGGCGTGCAACATTCCGCTGGAGTTCGCATTCCGCGAGAATGTAGAAATGAAAAACAACGGAACATTCACGACGCCACGTGAGCCGTATCTCTGCTATGACATTGATGCGGGCGATGCCACCGCGAACCAATGGATTTGCGACGTTGCCGTCGGACTCGCTACGGCGCATCGCAGAGGACTCACACTCCTCGAGTGCGTGTCGTTCCTTGTCCAGCATCCCGAACTCCTCTCAAAAACGAAGGTTGCCGCGTTCGGCACCATGATCGACGACCCCAAGCGCGGCACTATGTGCGCGTATTGGAACTTGGAAAATGCTCGTCCGTACCACCCGTATGTGAGCATGACGGATTGGACACTACTCAACAATCCCAGAAGCGGCGATTGGTACAGGCACATCCAGTTCCCTACATGCCGGGAGTAGAACCATGCATTACAACATGCGATGCGCGTTTATGCTCTTCATCGCGATGATAGGCGTAAACGCCGACGAAAGACCCAGTGGCCGTATGTGGGAGGCCGAGGATCTTAAAACGCGCTATATCGCGCAAGTTGCGCGACTGCGCGCGTTGGGATACCCCGCAATGTTCGGCGGCGACTCCCTCTTCGAAGAGCGGTTCAAGGCGGATCGGCAACCATGGAGTCCCTACAAATCCGTCTACGAGGAACTCTTCAAAACAACGCCGGTGTGGGTAGACGACGGGAACATTCCGATGCTCATCGTCGTTCCGCGGAACTGCGCGCCGCTCCGCTGGCAAGCGACACGCGTGATGATTGACGGCGTGAAATCGGATGCGCCGCAATTTGAACTCTCCCGCGTCCAAGACATCGCCGATAGCCCAGCGCTGCAACGTCCGTACATCCTCTTCAACGTGAATCCGGGAGCGGATACATACACCACATCGGTGCATGGCGCGGAAAATGACTTGAAAAACATGCATCGGCGCGGACTCACCTTCGCCGAAGGTATCGCGCTTCTCGCCCAGTACCCCGATGTCATGAAATGCAATCGTGGCATAAACGAGGACTACCGCGAACGTTTCGCTTTCGGTCGCGTCGTCTTCCTCGGGGCGAGCTACGGCGGTGCGTGTCCCTGTGACAACACCGCGGAGGAATTTATCACGTTCAAGGTGCGCAAGCACCAGGGAGACGGATTCGCCCGCGGCTACTTCACCCCCGTCATCCGACGGGACATGACACCAAACTACTCGCGATTCTTGTTCCCCTCGTGCGAAGCGGAATGAAACTAGAGTCGCGCGTAAAACGAAAATTCCCCGAGTCGCCTGAGGCGACCCGGGGAATTTTGCTTTCCGGCGCGGTAGCTATTTCTTCTTTTCGTCACCAAGCGCCAGCACGATGACCTCAAAATGCACGGGGTGAAGACTCTGTTCGTCTGCTTCGGAGCACAACTGCAACGCATGCGGCTCTCCGAAGTACACATCAAGGTGCGCGACGTTTCTCTTCACGGGACAAAACACCCCCGACCCCGAATCGCCACGACTTTCCGGCGCGAAGAGCTCTGCGCCAACTTCACCGGCTTTCTTGGTGAAACGGCGCTCCATCCGCGCAACTTCCCGCACTGCCGCAGCGTCCATGGACCGCGACCAACGCTGTGACATGTTGTTATGCGGCGTCCGACAGATAGGACACTGGTTGAATCCAAGCTCCCACACCAGGAACGCGGTGAATGCGAGCGACATACGCCGGTGACAGAAGAACCGCGCGTCAGCTCCCCTGGCGGTTGCCGCATAACGGAAACACACCGCGAGCAGCGTCGCGTCCTTTTCGCTCTGCAAATCCAGCGCAGAAGCAAAGAGATCGCGATGCCGTAAGTCACCGACCGGGATGACGTCACCAACCGCGACGCACCTCTTTGGCGCATCATCATACGCCAAGTCCGGAAAGTGCGTCCAGTAATGGCATTCATCGCTATAGGTACGGAGGACATTCTCGGCGATGTTAAAGAGCTCATGCAACGACTTCTTCCCTGTCATGTCGAGCAACTGTTGCACGCCGCCCTTCACCCTCCACCACGAATAACGCGCGTAGAGGTAGATGTTCCAGAGCGCTACCCTTCCCCAAAACGACGCGATGAGAAATATGCTAATCGCGCCGAGGATGAGATACGTCTTATCGACATCCACCATAACTCGCACTCCTTTGCAATTTTGATGCCACGCTAAACTGCCTCAACTATCGCACAGAAACAACAAAAAATCAACGCGCCAACAGCGGCAGAATGCCGTCGCGCTATTCTTCTCCGGTCAACACGTCAAGCGCCGACGCCGTGTAATCCGCGGAGTTACTTTTCTCATCAGAGCCGAGCAACGCCGCTTCATCCTGTAATCCGGAGCCCAAGTCAATCTCGTCAAGTTCCGCGTACGGTTGAACGTCTTCGGCAAGATAATGCGCCGGCACGTATGTGTATAAAAAACTCGCCCCCAGAAGAAGCAACGCGGTCATAAATGTGATGCGCTGACGCCGTTCCATGTCTTCATCATAGCGCCAATATTTTTTTTCACAAACTATTTCTGTGGAAAAGGTCTTGCGGTGAAACAACCAGATGCTCCACGCGCACGCCTAAAAGCCGAATTAGTTTTTTCTTCGGGTTCTCACGCGCGTCCAAAAACGGCAAAAATAATCGCACCGCTTCAAGTTCCAGCGTCTTTGCGTTAGATGCATACCGCTTCATAGTATATGCACGGCTGACAGTCTTAAAATCCCCGAATCGCACCGTGATTGAAACCGTTTTCCATTGAAATCCCTCGCGCGTCGCGCGCGTCGCGACCGCAAGACACATCGCCCTCAACCGGCCGAGCAATAACGTCGCGTCGCGCGTATCAACCTCAAATGTTTCCTGTTCGCCGATGGATTTTGTTTCATATCCCTCTACCACCGGACTATCATCGCGGCCGTTTGCTTTTTCATTCATCTCACTCCCCCACTTACCGAACCAGTCCGTCAGTTTCTCCGCGCCGACACCGCGGAGTTCAGCGATGGTTCGGATGCCACGTTGCTCCAACATTGCCGCGCTCTTCGGCCCGATACCCGGGATTTCTTTTGCGGGCAATGGGTCTAAAAACTTTTGCGCCTCTACTTCTGTTATGACCGTAAGGCCGTTGGGCTTATGGCTTCCCGCCGCGATTTTTGAGATAAGTTTATTCGGCGCGATACCGACGGAACACGTCAGCTTTTCTTTCGCGGCAATTTCTTTTTTTATTTTTCCCGCGATAGTTTTTGCCTTCGCGTAACTTCCGGCGCTTGAAACGTCGGCATACGCTTCATCTATGCTCGCGGGCTCCAGCTTATCTACGTAGCGGCGCATGATATCCATAATCCGCGCGGATGTTTCGCTGTATTTATGATATGTACCCGCCAAAAAAACCGCCGGCGACTTACCTTCGCTCCTTGCCTGTTCGGAAAGTCGCCACGCCGTGGAAATCGGCAACGCGGAATGAATGCCGTATTTGCGCGCCGCGTAGTTTGCGGTTGAAACAACACCGCGTCCGCCTCCATCTTTCGGATCCGCGCCAACGACGATGGGTTTCCCTTTGAGCCACGGCTTATCGCGTTCTTCCACCGACGCGAAAAACGCGTCCATATCAAGGTGTAAAATAATTCTCATGCTCATGTCATGCTGAGCATAGCGAAGCATCTCTCATCAGGCAACAAGAGATTCTTCGCCAGCCGCTGCGGTCTCAGAATGACAATCCTAAAAACTTCTTCAGCACCTCCCGCGTGGCGGCAATACCCTCGAAAAAGAACGCGTTGATGCCCAAACTCTTCGCGACCGCGATGTTTTCTTTACCGTCATCAAAAAAGAGAACTTCTGAAGGTTGCAGGTTGAAATCCGCAAGAACCTTTTGATACGCGCGCGCATCGGACTTCACGAACCCCGTTTGCCATGAGTAATAGACGGCATCAGTCAATGACCGTAAAAACGGGAATTGATGATCGTAGTAATCCGTGCGTTCCTTAAAGTTATTGGAAAGTATGACAACTTTCGCGCCGTGTTCGCGCACCGCCTCGACAAGCCCCACAATTTCCGGCACCGCCTCCTCGGGGTCAAACCAAAAATTCCAAAACAATTTCGGCGGAAGTACCGTGCCCCATGCCTTGAGGTGCGGCTCAAAATACGCGTACCCGTCGCCCGCGCCCGGCAACCGCATCTTCCCAAGCGACTCCTCAAGCACCGGCAAAAATTGTGCCTCCGGTACGCCCAAATAATCCCGAAACCGCTCTGAAAGTTTCTGACTCGTGACGAAGACCCCGTTTAAGTCAAGGATGACTGCTTTAATCATGTATAGTATTCACGAATATCGCGAATCGCAAATAGAAATAACGCGAATGGGCTAAGTCACCTTCTCTCGCGCTTCCACGTACGGGCAATAGTCGCATTCCGCTCCGGCTGGGGGCATACCTCCATCATACAACTTCCGCGCGTTTAAAATCGCGCCCTCCACCCACGAGCTATCCCCTTTCATCGGTTCCAGGTATACATCAAACGACATTTTTGTATCGGCAAAACCTTTTTCTTTATTCACTTTGCAAAAAAGAAAATAGCCGGTGTCAGAAACTTTCTCGCCGCGCGTCCGCAAAAGCCACTGATAAATCTCCATTTGGCGGCGATAACTGTCATAAATAGAATGCTCTTTTGCACCAGTGGCCTTGTAGTCCACCACCATCAACTCTTTCTTGGAATTAATCCAGATGTCGTCCACCGCGCCGTAGACCAAAA
The sequence above is a segment of the bacterium genome. Coding sequences within it:
- a CDS encoding DNA recombination protein RmuC, with the protein product MNITTLAIVLAVVIAGFAALYFALRKTLEALKPKDDTQSMLMLQQQISQIAQTLDVKLGESARAMQHQFSQSAGIIRDVTEKLTRLDETNKQVVSFADQLKNLQDILKNPKQRGILGEYYLETVLKNVLPPGSYQMQYAFTDGVIVDAAVFVDKRVIPIDSKFSLENYNRILEARDPVEKKRYEAALVADLKVRIDETSKYVKPQENTMDFAFMFIPSEAIYYDLLINKIGAVAEETRNLINYAGTKHVIIVSPTSFLAYLQTVLQGLRNQKISEQAKEITKQVENLGRHLLTFDEYMQKVGKNLGTTVSMYNHAYKEFGKIDKDVLKITGEAVGVKPELIEGPDSEE
- a CDS encoding DoxX family membrane protein, producing the protein MSKITQARWLLRVALAFVFFYAAIQSIRVPEAWVDWIPRFVVALSPVSPTLLLDGASIAQIGLGLWLLSGRNLRWAAGFAALFLFSVTVFNLRFMDVVFRDFSLGLAALALVVLAPDES
- a CDS encoding DUF5701 family protein, whose amino-acid sequence is MLHRFALVLLGLSTTYVFAEGGPTPEALGKAFDAQVARLTERGYPKMFGESKIFDETMAKLRAEAVQYVPAKPEYTFLIVIPENDAPLAWQVRQIITPSGEACNIPLEFAFRENVEMKNNGTFTTPREPYLCYDIDAGDATANQWICDVAVGLATAHRRGLTLLECVSFLVQHPELLSKTKVAAFGTMIDDPKRGTMCAYWNLENARPYHPYVSMTDWTLLNNPRSGDWYRHIQFPTCRE
- a CDS encoding DUF5701 family protein — translated: MHYNMRCAFMLFIAMIGVNADERPSGRMWEAEDLKTRYIAQVARLRALGYPAMFGGDSLFEERFKADRQPWSPYKSVYEELFKTTPVWVDDGNIPMLIVVPRNCAPLRWQATRVMIDGVKSDAPQFELSRVQDIADSPALQRPYILFNVNPGADTYTTSVHGAENDLKNMHRRGLTFAEGIALLAQYPDVMKCNRGINEDYRERFAFGRVVFLGASYGGACPCDNTAEEFITFKVRKHQGDGFARGYFTPVIRRDMTPNYSRFLFPSCEAE
- the dinB gene encoding DNA polymerase IV, with amino-acid sequence MRIILHLDMDAFFASVEERDKPWLKGKPIVVGADPKDGGGRGVVSTANYAARKYGIHSALPISTAWRLSEQARSEGKSPAVFLAGTYHKYSETSARIMDIMRRYVDKLEPASIDEAYADVSSAGSYAKAKTIAGKIKKEIAAKEKLTCSVGIAPNKLISKIAAGSHKPNGLTVITEVEAQKFLDPLPAKEIPGIGPKSAAMLEQRGIRTIAELRGVGAEKLTDWFGKWGSEMNEKANGRDDSPVVEGYETKSIGEQETFEVDTRDATLLLGRLRAMCLAVATRATREGFQWKTVSITVRFGDFKTVSRAYTMKRYASNAKTLELEAVRLFLPFLDARENPKKKLIRLLGVRVEHLVVSPQDLFHRNSL
- a CDS encoding HAD-IA family hydrolase, which gives rise to MIKAVILDLNGVFVTSQKLSERFRDYLGVPEAQFLPVLEESLGKMRLPGAGDGYAYFEPHLKAWGTVLPPKLFWNFWFDPEEAVPEIVGLVEAVREHGAKVVILSNNFKERTDYYDHQFPFLRSLTDAVYYSWQTGFVKSDARAYQKVLADFNLQPSEVLFFDDGKENIAVAKSLGINAFFFEGIAATREVLKKFLGLSF
- a CDS encoding PD-(D/E)XK nuclease family protein translates to MTKGVKRPPGFPFTLNLAVDTMLKREFDEHREAGTAHRIIKENNIDAIPYNCPEINTWRHNFTGVQVEHKATDFLVYGAVDDIWINSKKELMVVDYKATGAKEHSIYDSYRRQMEIYQWLLRTRGEKVSDTGYFLFCKVNKEKGFADTKMSFDVYLEPMKGDSSWVEGAILNARKLYDGGMPPAGAECDYCPYVEAREKVT